In one window of Cydia fagiglandana chromosome 10, ilCydFagi1.1, whole genome shotgun sequence DNA:
- the LOC134668356 gene encoding solute carrier family 22 member 1-like — translation MDESEKDDIFKKAKEEAKVNLDKIIKEEIGEFGRYQKMALALCLIVALLSGYSGNECLIPECETGDFSPSWLSLAIPSAGGTFDNCRRFNSSGVSCSADNFDRDDVVRCEVEYVYEKTDTVVYEFNLACQEWRRSLIGSVFTFGKMLALPLTGIIADRYGRRTALALNAFNCAWIGTARSFTQSYGSFIALEYLEAAFGAAAFSCGYTIVMEFMGPKYRVAAGATMSTFYATGLIMQALMAWAVPYWRHLTLALFIPQLVTVIYFWIMPESVRWYLSKGRYNEAESQLKRAAKMNGKLLSEASLAKLKESSEEERKITELKKEHKIKDPWLVTLVFQHKPILLRCIITPVWWITTTLVYYIVLLIVFDDGVPR, via the exons ATGGATGAAAGTGAAAAAGATGATATATTTAAAAAAGCGAAAGAAGAAGCCAAGGTGAACTTGGACAAGATAATAAAGGAGGAGATAGGAGAGTTTGGACGGTACCAGAAAATGGCTTTGGCGCTGTGTTTGATAGTGGCGCTGCTTAGTGGTTATAGTGGAAATGA ATGTCTGATTCCCGAATGCGAGACCGGAGATTTTTCACCATCCTGGCTGTCCCTAGCCATACCCAGTGCCGGTGGTACCTTCGACAACTGTAGACGATTCAACTCTTCAGGAGTTAGCTGCTCGGCAGACAATTTCGACCGAGATGACGTCGTGCGGTGCGAGGTCGAGTATGTTTATGAGAAGACTGACACTGTTGTCTATGAA TTCAACCTGGCATGCCAAGAATGGCGTCGCTCGCTCATCGGCTCAGTCTTCACGTTTGGCAAGATGCTGGCCCTGCCATTGACTGGCATCATCGCCGACAGATATGGCCGACGCACAGCCCTCGCCCTGAATGCCTTCAATTGTGCCTGGATTGGCACAGCGAGGTCTTTCACGCAGTCCTATGGCAGTTTCATAGCCCTGGAGTATTTGGAAGCCGCTTTTGGGGCTGCGGCTTTTTCATGCGGTTATACTATTG TGATGGAATTCATGGGGCCGAAGTACAGAGTTGCAGCTGGCGCGACGATGTCTACTTTCTACGCTACAGGACTCATTATGCAAGCCCTTATGGCTTGGGCCGTTCCTTACTGGAGGCACTTGACATTAGCCTTATTCATACCGCAGCTGGTCACTGTTATTTATTTCTGGATCATGCCAGAATCAGTACGATGGTATCTGAGCAAGGGCCGTTATAATGAAGCCGAATCACAGTTAAAGAGAGCGGCTAAAATGAACGGTAAATTGCTATCAGAAGCATCGCTAGCTAAACTAAAAGAGAGCTCAGAAGAAGAGAGAAAGATTACAGAATTGAAGAAGGAACACAAGATTAAGGATCCCTGGCTAGTAACGCTTGTATTCCAACATAAGCCGATTCTGCTGCGTTGTATTATAACACCAGTTTGGTGGATCACGACCACTCTGGTATActatatagtcctcctcatcgttttcgatgacggcgtcCCCAGATAA